The Macrococcoides canis genome has a window encoding:
- a CDS encoding heme oxygenase, with the protein MYIVTNRIKMKKGFAEKMAPMFTKGGAIQELKGFHKIETWSIQNLEDHDELYVNTWWETLEDFEAWKTSDAFKQAHARGGDKPQGESPMLGSEIVIAKLETEV; encoded by the coding sequence ATGTATATCGTAACAAACAGAATTAAAATGAAAAAAGGATTCGCTGAAAAGATGGCGCCAATGTTTACGAAAGGCGGCGCAATTCAAGAGTTAAAAGGATTCCATAAAATTGAAACATGGTCAATTCAGAACTTAGAAGATCATGACGAACTATACGTCAATACATGGTGGGAAACGTTAGAAGACTTTGAAGCCTGGAAAACGAGCGATGCCTTTAAACAGGCACATGCACGTGGCGGCGATAAACCTCAGGGCGAATCACCAATGCTCGGTTCAGAAATAGTCATTGCAAAGCTGGAAACAGAAGTTTAA
- a CDS encoding SDR family NAD(P)-dependent oxidoreductase: MESLQNKTALITGGSRGIGLQIAKALAHEGVHIAITGRNIEHLEAAVDLLSDFDVDVTAIVCDSVNKDDIKAAVAHTLETFDRIDILINNAGIMQSSSFLETSEEDLNKMMAVNVYGPFHFMQEVLPHMIEQQSGDIVNMSSMSAVNAGPTSSAYSASKFALSGLSDGVMREMRQHNIRTFLIHPSAVLTDLIGEVTLDPESMTHPEDIAEVIVSQLKINRRTFVRTNQIWATNPTKL; this comes from the coding sequence ATGGAAAGTTTACAAAACAAAACCGCACTTATTACAGGTGGTTCTAGAGGTATCGGTTTACAGATCGCAAAGGCTCTGGCACATGAAGGCGTACATATTGCAATTACAGGACGCAACATTGAACATCTAGAAGCGGCTGTTGACTTACTTTCAGACTTTGATGTCGATGTAACTGCGATTGTATGCGATAGCGTAAATAAAGATGATATTAAAGCAGCCGTCGCACATACGCTGGAAACATTTGACCGTATCGATATACTCATCAATAATGCCGGCATTATGCAAAGCAGCTCGTTTTTAGAAACGAGTGAAGAAGACTTAAATAAGATGATGGCAGTGAATGTGTATGGTCCATTTCATTTTATGCAGGAAGTTCTGCCACATATGATCGAACAGCAATCAGGTGATATCGTCAATATGAGCTCAATGTCTGCTGTAAATGCAGGTCCGACTTCAAGTGCGTACTCTGCAAGTAAATTTGCATTATCAGGATTATCAGACGGTGTCATGAGAGAAATGCGCCAGCATAATATTCGCACGTTCTTGATTCACCCTTCAGCTGTATTAACAGACTTAATCGGTGAAGTCACACTCGATCCTGAGTCAATGACACATCCTGAAGATATCGCTGAAGTTATCGTGTCACAGCTTAAGATCAATCGCAGAACATTTGTACGTACAAATCAAATATGGGCAACAAATCCAACAAAACTTTAG
- the rarD gene encoding EamA family transporter RarD, whose amino-acid sequence MDNTQKGVLYTALAYLLWGILPSYWRSVSSFNDYEILFHRIIWSFFFMIIVLAVTKKLSPLVEETKSLFKRKREFIALIIASIVITFNWGIFIWAVNNNHVLQASLGYYINPLMSIALGFIFLKERFTRTETLAILLAAIGVLYMTFSVGTFPVVSVTLALSFALYGLMKKVVNINALYSITLETFFILPIAFLGVAILTAQQKTYFGINFESFLILFAGIATAIPLILFSAGAKRIPLSLVGLLQYISPTLILLQGVFMFGEPFTLTHAITFICIWSGLIIYSLSKWMHYKKSRKIKL is encoded by the coding sequence ATGGACAATACACAAAAAGGTGTTCTATATACAGCACTGGCCTATCTTCTATGGGGAATATTGCCGTCTTACTGGCGGTCAGTAAGTAGTTTTAACGATTACGAGATTTTATTTCATCGTATTATCTGGTCGTTTTTCTTTATGATCATCGTTCTGGCTGTAACAAAGAAACTATCCCCTTTAGTTGAAGAAACGAAAAGCTTGTTTAAGAGAAAACGTGAATTTATCGCACTTATTATCGCTAGCATCGTAATTACATTTAACTGGGGTATCTTTATCTGGGCAGTTAATAATAATCATGTACTACAAGCAAGTCTTGGTTACTATATCAACCCACTGATGAGTATTGCACTAGGATTTATCTTCCTGAAAGAACGTTTTACAAGAACAGAAACGCTGGCTATACTGTTAGCTGCAATCGGGGTGCTCTATATGACATTCTCTGTCGGAACATTCCCTGTTGTCTCAGTCACACTGGCACTGAGTTTTGCGTTATATGGTTTGATGAAAAAGGTCGTTAATATTAATGCACTTTATAGTATTACATTAGAAACGTTCTTCATATTACCTATCGCTTTTCTTGGTGTCGCCATATTAACCGCGCAGCAAAAAACATATTTTGGAATTAACTTTGAAAGTTTCCTTATTCTATTTGCCGGTATCGCGACAGCGATTCCTCTTATCCTGTTTAGTGCGGGTGCAAAGCGTATTCCACTTTCTCTCGTTGGACTACTACAATATATCTCACCGACACTTATCTTACTTCAAGGTGTCTTTATGTTCGGTGAACCCTTTACATTGACACATGCAATTACATTCATCTGTATCTGGAGTGGCTTAATTATATATAGTTTAAGCAAATGGATGCATTACAAGAAATCCAGAAAAATAAAATTATAA
- a CDS encoding metal-dependent hydrolase — protein sequence MTGKTHIACGVLIGTHYAISHAYNISQFAAIIGTSALFSIIPDICHAGSKLGRKIWPISTLIRVFFGHRTVTHSILFMLLVSTVLYLLQVQNIYIISANLGILSHLILDMMTPSGVTLFFPWTKKIRFPFKIKTGGIIDLSLATTFSLVTMYIVYNEIIHRTMSWIKY from the coding sequence GTGACAGGAAAGACTCATATCGCATGTGGCGTACTCATTGGGACGCACTATGCGATTTCGCATGCATATAATATCAGTCAGTTTGCAGCAATCATTGGAACGTCTGCACTTTTTAGCATTATTCCTGATATATGTCATGCAGGAAGTAAGCTAGGGAGAAAAATCTGGCCGATCAGCACATTGATTCGTGTATTCTTCGGTCATAGAACGGTGACGCATTCCATATTGTTTATGCTGCTCGTTTCGACAGTGTTATACTTACTTCAAGTACAGAATATTTATATTATCAGCGCTAATCTCGGAATATTGAGCCATTTAATATTAGATATGATGACACCGTCAGGCGTTACATTATTTTTTCCGTGGACAAAGAAGATTAGATTCCCGTTTAAAATCAAGACAGGTGGTATTATAGACCTCTCGCTTGCAACGACATTCAGTCTTGTTACAATGTATATTGTCTATAATGAGATCATCCATAGAACGATGAGCTGGATAAAATATTAA
- a CDS encoding DNA alkylation repair protein encodes MLTIEAIKAAYEPWRNEGHQAQMEKYMKYQFKYLGIKKTETTPLMRELFKDYGLPTNKSEVKRLVSDCFDQEAREYHYIGMIILNKSSKFFDGTDLEFIKSLILTHTWWDSVDTISPNILGDIVKRSPEVKPVLLEWCTDENFWLRRAALLHQLKFKQQMDTQLLEQMIEILKDESEFFIRKAIGWILREYSKTDADYVINFVNTHELSNLSTREALKWLNNRQKL; translated from the coding sequence ATGTTAACGATAGAAGCTATTAAAGCAGCGTACGAACCTTGGCGAAATGAAGGTCATCAAGCGCAGATGGAAAAGTATATGAAGTATCAGTTTAAATATTTAGGCATTAAGAAGACAGAAACTACTCCATTAATGCGTGAGCTGTTTAAAGACTATGGTCTGCCAACTAATAAATCAGAGGTAAAACGGCTCGTCAGCGATTGTTTTGATCAAGAAGCACGTGAATATCATTATATTGGAATGATTATACTCAATAAGAGCAGTAAATTTTTTGATGGAACAGATTTAGAATTTATTAAATCGCTCATATTGACGCACACGTGGTGGGATTCGGTTGATACGATATCGCCGAATATACTCGGCGATATCGTAAAGCGCTCCCCTGAAGTGAAGCCGGTATTGTTAGAGTGGTGCACGGATGAGAACTTTTGGTTAAGACGTGCAGCATTACTGCATCAATTAAAATTTAAGCAGCAGATGGATACGCAATTGCTTGAACAGATGATAGAGATACTGAAAGACGAGTCTGAATTTTTCATCAGAAAAGCAATCGGATGGATTTTAAGAGAATATTCAAAGACAGATGCTGATTACGTAATCAACTTTGTAAATACACATGAACTCTCGAATCTTTCGACAAGAGAGGCACTTAAATGGTTGAACAACAGACAAAAACTATGA
- a CDS encoding UTP--glucose-1-phosphate uridylyltransferase has protein sequence MMEKNLKKYNHHQLLSQLELLSQVEKQKLEETLSIQDFEKIDQLYQDVYVNRKIELPEDVQDIATTIISEQSSETLAHISELGQSAIKSGKFAAVLMAGGQGTRLAHKGPKGTFEFDGVSLFELQARQIKALIESLNVSIPWVIMTSDINHKETIAFFEAHDYFGLDKKDVFFFIQPNIVALSEDGELLLNEDKQLLTTPNGNGGIFEALNTSGTNKLLQERGVTHIYMNNIDNVLVKVLDPILCGYAIESDADVTTKTIAAKDNESVGRVVEVDGKKQVIEYTELPAGQENQFRNANIGIHIFKLDFLVNHAQSEMPYHLAIKQLQQLDQNFTVIKDTALKFEKFYFDIFEYADTFKTVQFDRDEEFSPLKNKEGKDSIATAYDDLLRTNRL, from the coding sequence ATTATGGAAAAGAACTTAAAGAAATATAACCATCATCAACTATTAAGCCAACTGGAGTTATTATCTCAAGTTGAAAAACAAAAATTAGAAGAAACATTATCCATTCAGGATTTTGAAAAAATAGATCAGTTATATCAGGATGTCTATGTGAATCGAAAGATTGAACTTCCAGAAGATGTTCAGGATATTGCAACGACAATTATTAGTGAACAATCATCAGAAACGCTGGCACATATTTCTGAATTAGGACAGAGTGCGATTAAATCAGGCAAGTTTGCCGCAGTTCTTATGGCGGGTGGACAAGGAACACGTCTCGCGCATAAAGGACCAAAAGGCACTTTTGAATTTGATGGTGTGAGTCTGTTTGAACTTCAGGCAAGACAAATAAAGGCATTGATTGAAAGCTTGAATGTATCAATACCTTGGGTCATTATGACAAGTGATATTAACCATAAAGAAACAATCGCCTTTTTTGAAGCGCATGATTATTTCGGTTTGGATAAAAAGGATGTCTTCTTCTTCATTCAACCGAACATTGTCGCGTTGAGTGAAGATGGGGAGTTATTGCTTAACGAAGACAAGCAGCTGCTGACAACGCCAAACGGGAACGGCGGAATCTTCGAAGCATTAAATACTTCAGGGACGAATAAGCTGTTACAAGAAAGAGGCGTTACACATATTTACATGAACAATATCGATAATGTACTTGTAAAAGTACTGGATCCGATACTTTGTGGCTATGCAATTGAAAGTGACGCAGATGTTACGACGAAGACCATTGCAGCAAAGGATAATGAAAGTGTTGGTCGTGTTGTTGAAGTGGATGGGAAGAAACAAGTAATTGAATATACTGAGCTTCCTGCTGGTCAGGAGAATCAATTCCGCAATGCAAATATCGGAATTCATATATTTAAGCTCGACTTTCTTGTGAATCATGCACAGAGTGAAATGCCTTATCATCTAGCAATTAAACAACTTCAGCAGTTAGATCAGAATTTTACGGTTATTAAAGATACGGCATTGAAATTTGAGAAGTTCTACTTCGATATATTTGAATATGCAGACACTTTTAAGACGGTACAATTTGATCGTGATGAAGAGTTCAGTCCTTTGAAGAATAAAGAAGGAAAAGATAGTATCGCAACAGCTTACGATGATTTGTTGCGCACCAATCGATTATAA
- a CDS encoding CynX/NimT family MFS transporter, with protein sequence MFLLLAAVIVVAATLRAPLTVIGPIISEIGDTLSLNHTMLGGLTTIPLVMFGIVSPFVAKISGKIGMSMTLFAGMLLLLSGLIIRIIPNVTWLVLGTILVGTGIAIGNVILPSFVKWRFPAHIGLMTGVFAATMNLTAGIGGGLSVPLSRYNDYGYQFALGFWIILSVIGIIVWLPQLKHNPKQQVSVSKRKIYHSKLAIAIALMMGFQSMNFYSTVTWFPEILIHYGVSQEAAGYMLMLNQFAQLPMTFMMPVIAMKMNNQRPLVIAFTILFLVGFTALQFNHKVLIVIGMIATGLAGGAAFSLCMLFFSLRARTNEDAIKLSGFSQSVGYFIAAIGPVLMGYLNDVTGTYTTSFMMFYVIAICMFIFGMIASKNEYV encoded by the coding sequence ATGTTTTTATTACTAGCAGCGGTGATTGTTGTTGCGGCGACATTACGCGCGCCATTAACAGTGATTGGGCCGATTATTTCTGAAATCGGAGATACTTTATCATTAAATCATACGATGCTCGGAGGATTGACTACAATTCCGCTCGTTATGTTTGGCATCGTATCGCCGTTTGTTGCGAAAATAAGCGGAAAGATTGGCATGAGTATGACGTTATTTGCCGGTATGTTACTGTTGTTAAGTGGACTGATAATACGCATTATTCCGAATGTGACATGGCTTGTCCTGGGAACGATACTGGTTGGTACAGGTATTGCGATAGGAAACGTAATTCTACCAAGCTTTGTCAAATGGCGTTTTCCTGCCCATATCGGGCTGATGACGGGTGTATTTGCTGCTACGATGAACTTAACAGCAGGCATTGGTGGGGGGTTAAGCGTACCTTTATCACGTTATAACGATTACGGTTATCAGTTTGCACTTGGGTTCTGGATTATTCTCTCTGTCATCGGAATCATCGTGTGGCTACCTCAGCTAAAGCACAATCCAAAGCAGCAAGTATCGGTGAGTAAACGTAAAATTTATCACTCGAAGTTAGCGATTGCAATTGCACTGATGATGGGATTTCAGTCGATGAACTTTTACAGCACTGTGACATGGTTTCCTGAAATACTGATCCATTACGGTGTATCACAGGAAGCAGCGGGATATATGCTTATGCTGAATCAATTTGCACAGCTTCCGATGACATTTATGATGCCGGTAATCGCTATGAAGATGAACAATCAGCGTCCGTTAGTGATTGCATTTACAATACTCTTCTTAGTCGGATTCACAGCGCTTCAGTTTAATCATAAAGTGTTGATTGTGATTGGAATGATTGCAACAGGCCTCGCTGGTGGTGCTGCATTTAGTCTATGCATGCTGTTTTTCTCATTACGTGCTCGTACAAATGAAGATGCGATTAAACTGTCAGGGTTCAGTCAATCGGTAGGTTACTTTATCGCAGCAATTGGTCCGGTCTTGATGGGATACTTGAATGATGTGACAGGAACCTATACGACAAGCTTCATGATGTTTTATGTGATTGCGATCTGTATGTTTATATTCGGGATGATTGCCAGCAAGAATGAATATGTATAA
- a CDS encoding SunI/YnzG family protein: MAMRITKNDKEVNIKWRVADITIPNEDILSVKEDTNIYATAEEASDERIVRIGSTFGKTNRVLLDTKDKKYIIYTHNDKKIINELNK; the protein is encoded by the coding sequence ATGGCAATGAGAATTACTAAAAACGATAAAGAAGTAAATATTAAATGGCGTGTTGCTGATATCACGATTCCAAACGAAGATATTCTAAGTGTTAAAGAAGACACGAACATCTATGCAACTGCTGAAGAAGCAAGTGACGAAAGAATCGTACGTATCGGTTCTACATTCGGTAAAACAAACCGTGTATTATTAGACACAAAAGACAAAAAATACATTATCTACACACATAACGACAAAAAAATCATTAACGAATTAAATAAATAA